Proteins encoded in a region of the Paraburkholderia flava genome:
- the nuoK gene encoding NADH-quinone oxidoreductase subunit NuoK encodes MLTLAHYLVLGAILFAISIVGIFLNRRNVIIILMAIELMLLAVNTNFVAFSHYLGDLHGQIFVFFVLTVAAAEAAIGLAILVTLFRSLDTINVEDLDQLKG; translated from the coding sequence ATGTTGACCCTTGCTCACTACCTCGTACTCGGCGCGATTCTGTTCGCGATCAGTATCGTCGGTATTTTCCTGAACCGCCGCAACGTGATCATCATCCTGATGGCCATCGAGCTGATGCTGCTGGCGGTGAATACGAATTTCGTCGCGTTCTCGCATTATCTCGGCGACCTGCACGGCCAGATCTTCGTGTTCTTCGTGCTGACCGTCGCCGCAGCTGAAGCGGCCATCGGCCTCGCGATTCTGGTGACCCTGTTCCGCAGCCTCGACACGATCAACGTCGAGGATCTCGATCAGCTCAAAGGTTAA
- a CDS encoding NADH-quinone oxidoreductase subunit J — protein sequence MEFTTVLFYIFALLLTVSGLKVITSRNPVSAALFLVLAFFNAAAIWMLLEAEFLAILLVLVYVGAVMVLFLFVVMMLDINLDVLRRDFKRFVPMATIVGAIIVVETALILWHGYGATTTVVRDAASAVPGTTADWSNTRLIGKLIYTDYIFAFEVAGLVLLVAIIAAIALTTHHAKDSKRQRVSDQVKVRSQDRVRIVKMATEKSVAQDAAEAAKAAQAAKDAAANAAPGAAPGTKS from the coding sequence ATGGAATTCACGACCGTACTGTTCTACATCTTCGCGCTGCTACTGACTGTGTCAGGGCTGAAGGTGATCACTTCGCGCAACCCGGTGTCCGCCGCGCTGTTTCTCGTGCTCGCGTTCTTCAACGCGGCCGCGATCTGGATGCTGCTGGAGGCCGAGTTCCTCGCGATCCTGCTGGTGCTCGTCTACGTCGGCGCGGTGATGGTGCTGTTCCTGTTCGTCGTGATGATGCTGGACATCAATCTCGACGTACTGCGGCGCGACTTCAAACGCTTCGTGCCGATGGCGACGATCGTCGGCGCGATCATCGTGGTCGAAACCGCGCTGATCCTCTGGCACGGCTACGGCGCGACGACGACGGTCGTGCGCGACGCGGCATCGGCGGTGCCGGGCACGACGGCCGACTGGTCGAACACGCGCCTGATCGGCAAGCTCATCTACACCGACTACATCTTCGCATTCGAAGTCGCGGGTCTCGTGCTGCTGGTCGCGATCATCGCGGCGATCGCACTGACCACGCACCATGCGAAGGACAGCAAGCGCCAGCGCGTGTCGGATCAGGTCAAGGTGCGCAGCCAGGATCGCGTGCGGATCGTGAAGATGGCGACGGAGAAGTCTGTCGCGCAGGACGCGGCCGAAGCTGCGAAGGCGGCACAGGCGGCGAAAGATGCTGCGGCAAACGCCGCACCCGGCGCGGCTCCGGGCACCAAAAGCTGA
- the nuoI gene encoding NADH-quinone oxidoreductase subunit NuoI, producing the protein MTNAIQNFFKTFFLTELLQGLALTGRYTFKRKVTVQFPEEKTPISPRFRGLHALRRYENGEERCIACKLCEAVCPALAITIESETRADNTRRTTRYDIDLTKCIFCGFCEESCPVDSIVETHILEYHGEKRGDLYFTKDMLLAVGDRYETEIAANKAADAPYR; encoded by the coding sequence ATGACTAACGCAATTCAGAACTTCTTCAAGACGTTCTTTCTGACCGAGCTGCTGCAAGGTCTCGCGCTGACGGGTCGTTACACGTTCAAGCGCAAGGTCACCGTGCAGTTCCCGGAAGAGAAGACCCCGATTTCGCCGCGTTTTCGCGGCCTGCACGCACTGCGCCGCTATGAGAACGGCGAAGAGCGCTGCATCGCATGCAAGCTGTGCGAAGCGGTGTGCCCCGCGCTCGCAATCACGATCGAGTCGGAAACGCGCGCGGACAACACGCGCCGCACGACGCGCTATGACATCGATCTGACCAAGTGCATTTTCTGCGGTTTCTGCGAAGAGAGCTGCCCGGTCGATTCGATCGTCGAGACGCACATTCTCGAATATCACGGCGAAAAGCGCGGCGATCTGTACTTCACGAAGGACATGCTGCTGGCCGTCGGCGACCGTTACGAAACGGAAATCGCGGCGAACAAGGCAGCCGACGCCCCGTACCGTTGA
- the nuoH gene encoding NADH-quinone oxidoreductase subunit NuoH has product MSLFDTINSGGSQLLGVAWPTVWAVVRILVVSVVILLCVAYLILWERKLIGWMHVRLGPNRVGPAGLLQPIADVLKLLLKEVIQPSQASRWIYLIAPIMVVVPAFAVWAVIPFQAGAVLGDINAGLLYAIAISSVGVYGVILAGWASNSKYAFLGAMRAAAQMVSYEISMGFALVVVLMTAGTLNLSGIVNSQEHGFFASHGLNFLSWNWLPLLPMFVVYFVSGIAETNRHPFDVVEGESEIVAGHMIDYSGMAFALFFLAEYINMIVISALASTLFLGGWSAPFGFLSFVPGIVWLVLKVFFLLSVFIWVRATFPRYRYDQIMRLGWKVFIPVCVVWLIVVGFWIMSPLNIWH; this is encoded by the coding sequence ATGAGCTTGTTCGATACGATCAACTCGGGCGGCAGTCAGCTTCTCGGCGTCGCGTGGCCCACGGTGTGGGCGGTGGTGCGCATCCTCGTGGTGTCCGTCGTGATCCTGCTGTGCGTCGCGTACCTGATTCTCTGGGAGCGCAAGCTGATCGGCTGGATGCACGTGCGTCTCGGGCCGAACCGCGTCGGTCCGGCCGGTCTGCTGCAGCCGATCGCCGACGTCTTGAAGCTGCTGCTGAAAGAAGTCATTCAACCGAGCCAGGCGAGCCGCTGGATCTATCTGATCGCGCCGATCATGGTCGTCGTGCCGGCGTTCGCCGTGTGGGCGGTGATTCCGTTCCAGGCGGGCGCGGTACTCGGCGACATCAACGCCGGTCTGCTGTACGCAATCGCGATTTCGTCGGTCGGCGTGTACGGCGTGATTCTCGCCGGCTGGGCGTCGAACTCGAAGTACGCGTTCCTCGGCGCGATGCGCGCGGCGGCACAGATGGTGTCGTATGAAATCTCGATGGGCTTCGCGCTCGTCGTCGTACTGATGACGGCCGGCACGCTGAATCTGTCCGGCATTGTGAATTCGCAGGAGCATGGTTTCTTCGCGAGCCACGGTCTGAACTTCCTGTCGTGGAACTGGCTGCCGCTGTTGCCGATGTTCGTCGTCTACTTCGTGTCCGGCATCGCCGAGACGAACCGCCATCCGTTCGACGTGGTGGAAGGGGAGTCGGAAATCGTCGCGGGCCACATGATCGATTACTCGGGGATGGCGTTCGCGCTGTTCTTCCTCGCCGAGTACATCAACATGATCGTGATCTCGGCACTCGCATCGACGCTGTTCCTCGGCGGCTGGAGCGCGCCGTTCGGTTTCCTGTCCTTCGTGCCCGGCATCGTCTGGCTGGTGCTGAAGGTGTTCTTCCTGCTGTCGGTCTTCATCTGGGTGCGTGCGACATTCCCTCGCTACCGTTACGACCAGATCATGCGTCTCGGCTGGAAGGTGTTCATCCCGGTGTGCGTGGTGTGGCTGATCGTGGTCGGCTTCTGGATCATGTCGCCGTTGAACATCTGGCATTAA
- the nuoG gene encoding NADH-quinone oxidoreductase subunit NuoG, producing the protein MVELEIDGKKVEVAEGSMVIQAAHKVDTYIPHFCYHKKLSIAANCRMCLVEVEKMPKAVPACATPVSAGMIVRTKSDKAVKAQQSVMEFLLINHPLDCPICDQGGECQLQDLAVGYGKSGSRYSEEKRVVFHKNVGPLISMEEMTRCIHCTRCVRFGQEVAGVMELGMLGRGEHSEITSFVGKTVDSELSGNMIDLCPVGALTSKPFRYSARTWELSRRKSVSPHDSVGANLVVQVKNNRVMRVLPFENEAINECWISDKDRFSYEGLNSPERLTQPMLKQGGKWVETDWQTALEYVVKGLNGIKGDHGANALAALASPHSTVEELFLLKKLAEAVGTPNIDFRLRQSDFSVAPAGAPWLGTKIADLSNVDSAFVIGSFLRRDHPLLAARLRQAAKSGAKLALLQATNDDALIPQAQRIAAAPSAWLAELAGIAAAVSEARGVALPEAFAGAQASDAAKQVAASLANGEHRLVLLGNSAVQHPQFAGIHAAAQWIAEQTEATLGFLPEASNTVGAHLVNALPGQGGLNAREAFEQPRKGYLLLNVEPEFDAANPAQALAALNQAEMVVVMSPFQTGADYADVLLPIAPFTETAGTFVNAEGLAQTFNGVVRPLGETRPAWKVLRVLGSLLDAKGFEFDTAEEVRNAALGEGDLSSRLSNRTQAAIARGAVAANGAFERIADVPIYHADPLVRRAESLHLTAAARAANTVGLPAALFDKLGLKDGDAVRVRQGERSVQLPAVRDANLAETVVRVSAATPAGAALGSLFGELLVEKA; encoded by the coding sequence ATGGTTGAACTTGAAATAGACGGCAAGAAGGTCGAGGTGGCCGAGGGCAGCATGGTGATCCAGGCTGCGCACAAGGTCGACACGTACATTCCTCACTTCTGCTATCACAAGAAGCTGTCGATCGCGGCGAACTGCCGGATGTGTCTCGTCGAAGTCGAGAAAATGCCTAAGGCGGTGCCCGCCTGCGCAACGCCGGTTTCGGCCGGCATGATCGTGCGCACGAAGTCCGACAAGGCGGTGAAGGCGCAGCAATCCGTGATGGAATTCCTGCTGATCAACCACCCGCTCGATTGCCCGATCTGCGATCAGGGCGGCGAGTGTCAGCTGCAGGATCTGGCGGTCGGTTATGGCAAGTCGGGTTCGCGCTACAGCGAAGAAAAGCGCGTCGTGTTCCACAAGAATGTCGGCCCGCTGATCTCGATGGAAGAGATGACGCGCTGCATTCACTGCACGCGCTGTGTGCGCTTCGGCCAGGAAGTGGCCGGCGTGATGGAACTCGGCATGCTGGGTCGCGGCGAGCATTCGGAAATCACGTCGTTCGTCGGCAAGACGGTCGACTCTGAACTGTCGGGCAACATGATCGACCTGTGCCCGGTCGGCGCGCTGACCAGCAAGCCGTTCCGTTACAGCGCCCGTACGTGGGAACTGTCGCGTCGCAAGTCGGTGAGCCCGCACGATTCCGTCGGCGCGAACCTCGTCGTCCAGGTAAAGAACAACCGCGTGATGCGCGTGCTGCCGTTCGAGAACGAAGCGATCAACGAATGCTGGATCTCGGACAAGGACCGCTTCTCGTATGAAGGCCTGAACAGCCCGGAACGTCTCACGCAGCCGATGCTGAAGCAAGGCGGCAAGTGGGTCGAGACCGACTGGCAGACCGCGCTCGAGTACGTCGTCAAGGGCCTCAACGGCATCAAGGGCGACCACGGCGCGAATGCGCTGGCCGCACTCGCGAGCCCGCACAGCACGGTCGAAGAACTGTTCCTGCTGAAGAAGCTCGCCGAGGCTGTCGGTACGCCGAACATCGACTTCCGTCTGCGCCAGTCCGATTTCTCCGTGGCACCGGCCGGTGCGCCGTGGCTCGGTACGAAGATCGCTGACCTGTCGAACGTCGACTCAGCGTTCGTGATCGGCTCGTTCCTGCGTCGCGATCATCCGCTGCTCGCTGCACGTCTGCGTCAGGCGGCGAAGTCGGGTGCGAAGCTCGCACTGCTGCAAGCCACGAATGACGACGCATTGATCCCGCAAGCGCAGCGCATTGCCGCCGCGCCGTCTGCATGGCTCGCCGAACTGGCAGGCATCGCCGCTGCGGTGTCGGAAGCACGCGGTGTCGCGCTGCCCGAAGCGTTTGCCGGTGCACAGGCATCGGACGCGGCGAAGCAGGTCGCTGCCTCGCTCGCGAACGGCGAACATCGTCTCGTGCTGCTCGGCAACAGCGCCGTCCAGCATCCGCAATTTGCAGGCATCCACGCCGCTGCGCAGTGGATCGCCGAACAGACTGAAGCGACGCTCGGCTTCTTGCCGGAAGCATCGAACACGGTCGGCGCGCATCTGGTCAACGCACTGCCGGGTCAAGGCGGTCTGAACGCACGCGAAGCGTTCGAGCAACCGCGCAAGGGTTATCTGCTGCTGAACGTCGAACCCGAGTTCGACGCGGCGAATCCGGCGCAGGCACTCGCGGCGCTGAACCAGGCCGAGATGGTCGTCGTGATGTCGCCGTTCCAGACGGGCGCCGACTACGCCGACGTGCTGCTGCCGATCGCGCCGTTCACGGAAACCGCCGGCACGTTCGTCAACGCGGAAGGTCTCGCGCAGACGTTCAACGGTGTCGTGCGTCCGCTCGGCGAAACGCGTCCGGCATGGAAGGTACTGCGCGTACTCGGCAGCCTGCTCGACGCGAAGGGTTTCGAATTCGATACCGCGGAAGAAGTGCGCAACGCGGCACTCGGCGAAGGCGATCTGTCGTCGCGTCTGTCGAACCGCACGCAAGCTGCAATCGCACGTGGTGCAGTGGCTGCGAACGGCGCGTTCGAACGCATCGCCGATGTGCCGATCTACCACGCGGACCCGCTGGTGCGCCGCGCGGAATCGCTGCATCTGACCGCCGCGGCACGTGCCGCGAACACGGTCGGCCTGCCGGCGGCACTGTTCGACAAGTTGGGATTGAAGGACGGCGACGCGGTGCGCGTTCGTCAGGGAGAGCGCTCGGTGCAGTTGCCGGCCGTGCGCGATGCGAATCTTGCGGAGACGGTGGTCCGCGTGTCGGCGGCGACGCCTGCCGGCGCAGCGCTGGGCAGCCTGTTCGGTGAACTGCTGGTGGAGAAGGCGTAA
- the nuoF gene encoding NADH-quinone oxidoreductase subunit NuoF — translation MTSLHDRHIKPLILAGLTGDNWHLEDYVARGGYKQLRRILEEKIPPEQVIADVKASGLRGRGGAGFPTGLKWSFMPRQFPGQKYLVCNSDEGEPGTFKDRDILRWNPHSLIEGMAIGAYAMGITVGYNYIHGEIWETYKRFEEALDEARRAGFLGDNIMGSGFNFELHAHHGYGAYICGEETALLESLEGKKGQPRFKPPFPASFGVYGKPTTINNTETFAAVPFLLEIGPQAYLELGKPNNGGTKIFSISGDIERPGNYEVPLGTPFATLMELAGGMRGGKKIKAVIPGGSSAPVIPGDIMMQTDLDYDSIAKAGSMLGSGAVIVMDETRCMVRALLRLSYFYYEESCGQCTPCREGTGWLYRVVHRIEHGQGRKEDLDLLNSVAENIMGRTICALGDAAAMPVRGMLKHYWDEFEYHVANKHCLVGGHAHAAATETVAA, via the coding sequence ATGACGTCTCTCCACGATCGTCACATCAAACCGCTGATTCTCGCTGGCCTCACCGGCGACAACTGGCATCTCGAAGACTACGTCGCGCGCGGCGGCTACAAGCAGCTGCGCCGCATCCTGGAAGAAAAGATTCCGCCCGAGCAGGTGATCGCCGACGTCAAGGCGTCGGGTCTGCGCGGCCGTGGCGGCGCCGGCTTCCCGACGGGCCTGAAGTGGAGCTTCATGCCGCGTCAGTTCCCTGGCCAGAAGTACCTCGTCTGCAATTCGGACGAAGGCGAACCGGGCACGTTCAAGGACCGCGACATCCTCCGCTGGAATCCGCACTCGCTGATCGAAGGCATGGCGATCGGCGCGTACGCGATGGGGATCACGGTCGGCTACAACTATATCCACGGCGAAATCTGGGAAACCTACAAGCGCTTCGAAGAAGCACTTGATGAGGCGCGTCGCGCCGGTTTCCTCGGCGACAACATCATGGGTTCGGGCTTCAACTTCGAACTCCATGCGCACCACGGTTACGGCGCGTACATCTGCGGCGAAGAAACCGCGCTGCTCGAATCGCTCGAAGGCAAGAAAGGCCAGCCGCGCTTCAAGCCGCCGTTCCCGGCAAGCTTCGGCGTGTACGGCAAGCCCACGACGATCAACAACACCGAAACGTTCGCAGCCGTGCCGTTCCTGCTCGAGATCGGCCCGCAGGCGTATCTCGAACTCGGCAAGCCGAACAACGGCGGCACGAAGATCTTCTCGATCTCCGGTGACATCGAACGTCCGGGCAACTACGAAGTGCCGCTCGGCACGCCGTTCGCGACGCTGATGGAACTCGCCGGCGGCATGCGCGGCGGCAAGAAGATCAAGGCGGTGATCCCTGGCGGCTCGTCCGCACCGGTGATCCCCGGCGACATCATGATGCAGACCGACCTCGACTACGATTCGATCGCGAAGGCGGGCTCGATGCTCGGCTCCGGCGCGGTGATCGTGATGGACGAGACGCGTTGCATGGTGCGTGCGCTGCTGCGTCTGTCGTACTTCTATTACGAAGAGTCGTGCGGTCAGTGCACGCCGTGCCGCGAAGGCACCGGCTGGCTGTATCGCGTCGTGCATCGTATCGAGCACGGCCAGGGTCGCAAGGAAGATCTCGACCTGCTGAACTCGGTTGCCGAAAACATCATGGGCCGCACGATCTGCGCGCTCGGCGATGCGGCAGCGATGCCGGTGCGCGGGATGCTGAAGCACTACTGGGACGAATTCGAATATCACGTCGCCAACAAGCATTGTCTCGTCGGCGGTCACGCCCACGCGGCGGCGACGGAAACGGTCGCTGCTTGA
- the nuoE gene encoding NADH-quinone oxidoreductase subunit NuoE: protein MISAEGLKEIDRALTKYPADQKQSAVMSALAVAQEEHGWLSPELMQFVADYLGMPAVAVQEVATFYTMYETSPVGRHKITLCTNLPCQLGPDGGSESAAHYLKQKLGIDFGETTADGKFTLKEGECMGSCGDAPVMLVNNHRMCSFMSREKIDQLLEELSK from the coding sequence ATGATCTCAGCTGAAGGCCTGAAAGAAATCGATCGCGCGTTGACGAAGTACCCCGCCGATCAGAAACAGTCCGCCGTGATGTCGGCGCTGGCCGTTGCTCAGGAAGAGCATGGCTGGCTGTCGCCCGAACTGATGCAGTTCGTCGCGGACTATCTCGGCATGCCGGCCGTCGCCGTGCAGGAGGTCGCGACCTTCTACACGATGTACGAGACGTCGCCGGTCGGCCGCCACAAGATCACGCTCTGTACGAACCTTCCGTGCCAGCTCGGCCCGGACGGCGGCTCGGAAAGCGCGGCTCACTACCTGAAGCAGAAGCTCGGTATCGACTTCGGCGAAACCACGGCCGACGGCAAGTTCACGCTGAAGGAAGGGGAGTGCATGGGCTCGTGCGGCGATGCGCCGGTGATGCTCGTGAACAACCATCGCATGTGCAGCTTCATGAGCCGCGAGAAGATCGACCAGCTGCTCGAGGAACTTTCGAAATGA
- a CDS encoding NADH-quinone oxidoreductase subunit D, giving the protein MAEIKNYTLNFGPQHPAAHGVLRLVLELDGEVIQRADPHIGLLHRATEKLAESKTFIQSVPYMDRLDYVSMMVNEHGYVMAIEKLLGIDVPIRAQYIRVLFDEVTRVLNHLMWIGAHALDVGAMAVFLYAFREREDLMDVYEAVSGARMHAAYYRPGGVYRDLPDAMPQYKASKIRNAKALSKMNETRQGSLLDFIEDFFNRFPTCVDEYETLLTDNRIWKQRLVGIGVVSPERALQLGMTGAMLRGSGIEWDLRKKQPYEVYDKLDFDIPVGVNGDCYDRYLVRVEEMRQSTRIAKQCIEWLRKNPGPVMIDNHKVAPPSRVGMKSNMEELIHHFKLFTEGFHVPEGEAYAAVEHPKGEFGIYLISDGANKPYRLKIRAPGYAHLSALDEMARGHMIADAVTIIGTQDIVFGEVDR; this is encoded by the coding sequence ATGGCAGAGATCAAGAACTACACGCTCAACTTCGGCCCGCAGCATCCGGCAGCGCACGGTGTGCTGCGCCTCGTGCTCGAACTCGACGGCGAAGTGATCCAGCGTGCCGACCCGCACATCGGTCTGCTGCATCGCGCGACCGAAAAGCTCGCGGAAAGCAAGACCTTCATCCAGTCCGTGCCGTACATGGACCGTCTCGACTATGTGTCGATGATGGTCAACGAGCACGGCTACGTGATGGCGATCGAAAAGCTGCTCGGCATCGACGTGCCGATCCGCGCGCAGTACATCCGCGTGCTGTTCGACGAAGTCACGCGCGTGCTGAACCATCTGATGTGGATCGGCGCGCACGCACTCGACGTCGGCGCGATGGCGGTGTTCCTGTACGCGTTCCGCGAACGCGAAGACCTGATGGACGTGTACGAAGCGGTGTCCGGCGCACGGATGCACGCGGCGTACTACCGTCCGGGCGGCGTCTATCGCGATCTGCCTGACGCAATGCCGCAATACAAGGCGTCGAAGATTCGCAATGCGAAGGCGCTGTCGAAGATGAACGAGACGCGGCAAGGTTCGCTGCTCGACTTCATCGAAGACTTCTTCAACCGTTTCCCGACCTGCGTCGACGAATACGAAACGCTGCTCACCGACAACCGGATCTGGAAGCAGCGTCTGGTCGGCATCGGCGTAGTGAGCCCGGAGCGTGCGCTGCAGCTCGGCATGACGGGTGCGATGCTGCGCGGCTCGGGTATCGAATGGGATCTGCGCAAGAAGCAGCCGTACGAGGTGTACGACAAGCTCGACTTCGATATCCCGGTCGGTGTGAACGGCGACTGCTACGACCGCTACCTCGTGCGTGTCGAGGAAATGCGCCAGTCCACGCGGATCGCGAAACAATGTATTGAATGGCTGCGCAAGAATCCTGGCCCAGTGATGATCGACAATCACAAGGTCGCGCCGCCGTCGCGCGTCGGCATGAAGTCGAACATGGAAGAGCTGATTCACCACTTCAAGCTCTTCACCGAAGGCTTCCACGTGCCGGAAGGCGAAGCGTACGCGGCCGTCGAGCATCCGAAGGGCGAGTTCGGTATCTATCTGATCTCCGACGGCGCGAACAAGCCGTATCGCCTGAAAATCCGCGCGCCGGGTTATGCGCATCTTTCCGCGCTCGACGAAATGGCGCGCGGCCACATGATCGCCGACGCGGTGACGATCATCGGTACGCAGGACATCGTGTTCGGCGAAGTCGATCGCTAG
- a CDS encoding NADH-quinone oxidoreductase subunit C: MASKLETLKANLEAAFGGRLLSVTEAIGEVTVVVKASEYLDVAQRLRDDPTLRFEQLVDLCGVDYQTYGDGAYEGPRFAAVLHLLSVTNNWRVRVRAFAPDDEVPLLASVVEIWSSANWYEREAFDLYGIVFEGHPDLRRILTDYGFIGHPFRKDFPVSGYVEMRYDPEEKRVVYQPVTIEPREITPRVIREDHYGGLKH; the protein is encoded by the coding sequence ATGGCAAGCAAACTCGAGACCCTGAAAGCGAACCTCGAGGCGGCCTTTGGCGGCCGCCTGCTGAGCGTGACCGAAGCGATCGGCGAAGTGACTGTCGTCGTGAAGGCAAGCGAATATCTCGACGTGGCGCAACGTCTGCGCGACGATCCCACGCTGCGCTTCGAGCAGCTGGTCGATCTGTGCGGCGTCGATTATCAGACCTACGGCGACGGTGCATACGAAGGTCCGCGTTTTGCGGCCGTGCTGCATCTGCTGTCGGTGACGAACAACTGGCGCGTGCGTGTGCGCGCGTTCGCACCGGATGACGAAGTGCCGCTGCTGGCGTCCGTCGTCGAGATCTGGAGTTCGGCGAACTGGTACGAGCGCGAAGCATTCGACCTCTACGGTATCGTGTTCGAAGGCCATCCTGACCTGCGCCGTATCCTGACCGACTACGGTTTCATCGGTCATCCGTTCCGCAAGGATTTCCCCGTTTCCGGCTACGTCGAAATGCGTTACGACCCGGAAGAGAAGCGCGTCGTCTATCAGCCGGTGACGATCGAGCCGCGGGAAATCACGCCGCGCGTGATCCGCGAGGATCACTATGGCGGTCTGAAACACTAA
- a CDS encoding NuoB/complex I 20 kDa subunit family protein — protein MSIEGVLKEGFVTTTADKLINWTRTGSLWPMTFGLACCAVEMMHAGAARYDLDRFGVVFRPSPRQSDVMIVAGTLCNKMAPALRKVYDQMAEPRWVISMGSCANGGGYYHYSYSVVRGCDRIVPVDVYVPGCPPTAEALVYGVIQLQAKIRRTNTIARQ, from the coding sequence ATGAGTATCGAAGGGGTCTTGAAGGAAGGGTTTGTCACCACCACGGCTGACAAGCTGATCAACTGGACGCGCACCGGCTCGCTGTGGCCGATGACGTTCGGTCTCGCGTGTTGTGCGGTTGAGATGATGCATGCGGGCGCAGCCCGTTACGACCTCGACCGCTTCGGTGTCGTGTTTCGTCCGAGTCCGCGTCAGTCGGACGTGATGATCGTCGCCGGCACGCTGTGCAACAAGATGGCGCCGGCACTGCGCAAGGTCTACGACCAGATGGCCGAGCCGCGCTGGGTGATCTCGATGGGGTCGTGCGCGAACGGCGGCGGCTACTATCACTACTCGTACTCGGTGGTGCGCGGCTGTGACCGCATCGTCCCGGTCGACGTCTACGTGCCGGGCTGTCCGCCGACGGCGGAAGCGCTGGTCTACGGCGTGATCCAGCTGCAGGCGAAAATCCGCCGCACCAACACCATCGCCCGACAATAA
- a CDS encoding NADH-quinone oxidoreductase subunit A, which yields MNLAAYFPVLLFLLVGTGLGVALVSIGKILGPNRPDTEKNAPYECGFEAFEDARMKFDVRYYLVAILFIIFDLETAFLFPWGVALRDIGWPGFMSMMIFLLEFLLGFAYIWKKGGLDWE from the coding sequence TTGAACCTCGCAGCCTATTTCCCCGTTTTGTTGTTCCTCCTCGTGGGCACCGGTTTAGGCGTAGCACTGGTCAGTATCGGCAAGATCCTCGGTCCCAATCGGCCCGACACCGAGAAGAACGCACCGTACGAGTGCGGCTTCGAAGCGTTCGAAGATGCGCGCATGAAGTTCGACGTGCGCTACTACCTCGTGGCCATCCTCTTCATCATTTTCGATCTTGAAACGGCATTCCTGTTCCCGTGGGGCGTGGCCCTGCGCGACATCGGCTGGCCGGGGTTCATGTCGATGATGATTTTTCTGCTCGAATTCCTGCTGGGCTTCGCCTATATCTGGAAGAAGGGCGGTCTCGACTGGGAATGA
- the secG gene encoding preprotein translocase subunit SecG, translating into MLYLKTLIIVVQLLSALGIIGLVLLQHGKGADMGAAFGSGASGSLFGATGSANFLSRTTAVLAAVFFVSTLALTYIGSYKSRPSAGVLSEVATAPVAASAASAPVAGSTPAAASAASTPGQDVPK; encoded by the coding sequence ATGCTGTATTTGAAGACATTGATTATCGTCGTGCAGTTGCTGTCGGCACTGGGCATCATCGGCCTCGTATTGCTGCAGCACGGCAAGGGTGCCGACATGGGTGCGGCATTTGGTAGCGGGGCATCGGGCAGCCTGTTCGGCGCGACCGGTTCCGCGAACTTTCTGTCGCGAACCACTGCAGTCCTCGCTGCGGTTTTCTTCGTGAGTACGCTGGCGCTAACCTACATCGGCTCCTATAAATCCAGACCTTCGGCAGGTGTACTGAGCGAAGTGGCGACGGCTCCGGTCGCAGCATCGGCAGCATCCGCGCCGGTCGCTGGGTCGACGCCTGCGGCAGCTTCCGCTGCATCGACGCCGGGCCAGGACGTACCGAAATAA